In a genomic window of Bacteroidales bacterium:
- a CDS encoding MarR family transcriptional regulator — translation MAANANEILLKIRKIVRSINLESKKVQKEYGVSIPQILCLEYLNRANNYQATQKELRDYLSLNSSTVSGIINRLEKRGYIARLPKRADKRRTHIVMTSKGSELLNKTPLLLHEKLTKKLENVPNDHTSDINDALDLIIDYLGIDDVDASPVITVEDKL, via the coding sequence ATGGCAGCCAACGCGAATGAAATTTTGCTGAAGATAAGAAAGATAGTCAGATCTATTAACCTGGAATCGAAAAAAGTTCAGAAAGAATACGGCGTAAGCATTCCACAAATTTTGTGTCTGGAATACCTGAACAGGGCAAATAATTACCAGGCCACACAAAAAGAACTGCGGGATTATTTAAGCCTTAATTCCAGTACAGTTTCCGGAATTATTAACAGGCTTGAAAAAAGGGGATATATTGCACGGCTTCCTAAAAGGGCAGACAAGCGTAGAACCCATATTGTAATGACTTCAAAAGGGTCCGAGTTACTGAATAAAACTCCCCTTCTTCTGCACGAGAAATTAACCAAAAAATTGGAAAATGTCCCCAATGACCATACCTCTGATATCAATGACGCCCTGGATTTGATCATCGATTACCTGGGTATTGATGATGTCGATGCTTCTCCCGTTATAACGGTGGAAGATAAGTTATAA
- the gdhA gene encoding NADP-specific glutamate dehydrogenase gives MEQSLEEFMGRIAAKNPGEEEFHQAVQEVAESLMPFIEENPKYKHAKILERIAEPERAVIFRVPWQDDKGEIQINKGYRIEMNSAIGPYKGGLRFHPTVNISILKFLAFEQVFKNSLTTLPMGGGKGGSDFNPKGKSDNEVMRFCQSFMTELYRHIGPHTDVPAGDIGVGGREIGFLFGQYKRLKNEFTGVLTGKGIPFGGSLIRPEATGYGATYFAQEMLKTRGEEIKNKEVAVSGSGNVAQYATEKINELGGKVITLSDSGGLIYDPDGIDDEKLHYVMELKNIKRGRIQEYAEKYGVEYYEGKKPWEVSCDIALPCATQNEIEKEDAEKLVETGCICVSEGANMPCTPEAIEVFLNKQILFGPGKAANAGGVAVSGLEMTQNSMRLPWSRDDVDQRLKEIMTNIHNTCQKYGKEGDYINYVKGANIGGFVKVAEAMLAQGAV, from the coding sequence ATGGAACAAAGTCTAGAAGAGTTCATGGGGAGAATTGCTGCAAAAAACCCCGGGGAGGAAGAATTCCACCAGGCTGTGCAGGAGGTTGCAGAATCGTTGATGCCATTCATTGAAGAGAACCCCAAGTATAAGCATGCCAAAATTCTGGAAAGAATTGCCGAACCTGAACGTGCTGTGATTTTTAGAGTACCATGGCAGGATGATAAGGGTGAAATCCAGATCAATAAAGGATACCGTATAGAGATGAACAGTGCTATCGGTCCCTATAAAGGAGGATTAAGGTTTCATCCTACGGTAAATATAAGCATTTTGAAATTCCTGGCCTTTGAGCAGGTATTTAAGAATAGCTTGACTACTTTGCCTATGGGGGGAGGTAAAGGTGGTTCTGATTTTAACCCCAAAGGTAAATCGGATAATGAAGTAATGAGATTTTGTCAAAGCTTCATGACGGAGCTTTATCGGCACATTGGCCCGCATACGGATGTTCCCGCCGGCGATATCGGTGTAGGAGGCAGGGAGATCGGCTTTCTTTTTGGTCAATATAAGCGTTTAAAGAATGAATTTACCGGTGTTTTAACCGGGAAAGGCATTCCCTTCGGAGGAAGCTTAATTCGACCGGAGGCTACAGGGTATGGAGCCACCTATTTTGCCCAGGAGATGCTAAAGACTCGTGGCGAGGAGATAAAGAATAAAGAAGTGGCCGTATCCGGGTCAGGTAATGTAGCCCAATATGCTACTGAAAAGATTAATGAGCTGGGGGGTAAAGTCATTACCCTTTCCGATTCCGGCGGCCTTATATACGATCCGGATGGCATTGATGATGAAAAGCTGCATTATGTTATGGAACTTAAGAACATCAAGCGTGGCAGAATCCAGGAATATGCCGAAAAATACGGAGTTGAATATTATGAAGGGAAAAAACCCTGGGAGGTCAGTTGTGATATAGCCCTTCCCTGTGCCACTCAGAATGAGATCGAGAAGGAAGACGCTGAAAAACTGGTCGAAACTGGTTGTATATGTGTTTCAGAAGGCGCCAATATGCCTTGTACTCCAGAGGCCATCGAAGTATTTCTGAATAAACAAATACTTTTTGGACCTGGGAAAGCTGCTAACGCAGGAGGTGTTGCAGTTTCCGGCCTGGAAATGACCCAGAATTCCATGCGGCTTCCCTGGTCACGTGATGACGTAGATCAAAGGTTGAAAGAGATTATGACCAATATTCATAACACATGTCAGAAATATGGAAAGGAAGGAGATTACATTAATTATGTAAAAGGTGCCAATATCGGTGGTTTTGTTAAGGTTGCCGAAGCCATGCTGGCGCAGGGAGCCGTTTGA
- a CDS encoding biopolymer transporter ExbD: MGKFRKEGSKSIPKISTASLPDIIFMLIFFFMVSTTIRETNLMVQNMMPEATEVKKLERKDLVSYIYIGEPKRQFQNLYGSEPRIQLNDAFAGVDDIQDYIVTERQQLSEGERPKMTVSLKVDGDTKMGLVTDVKTALRRASALKIQYASREVDQVY; encoded by the coding sequence ATGGGTAAATTTAGAAAAGAAGGGTCAAAATCAATTCCCAAAATATCAACCGCTTCGTTGCCGGATATTATTTTTATGCTTATCTTTTTCTTCATGGTAAGTACAACCATTCGCGAAACCAACCTGATGGTTCAGAACATGATGCCCGAAGCAACGGAAGTGAAAAAGCTGGAAAGAAAAGACCTGGTGAGCTATATTTACATTGGTGAACCGAAAAGGCAATTCCAGAACCTTTACGGAAGCGAACCCAGAATCCAGTTGAATGATGCTTTTGCAGGGGTTGATGATATACAAGACTATATCGTCACAGAACGGCAGCAACTTTCTGAAGGAGAGCGTCCCAAAATGACCGTTTCCCTGAAAGTTGACGGAGATACCAAAATGGGACTTGTTACGGATGTAAAGACTGCCTTGAGAAGAGCGAGCGCGTTGAAGATTCAATATGCCTCCAGAGAGGTGGATCAAGTGTATTAG
- a CDS encoding biopolymer transporter ExbD, translating into MARPSGEFNAAPMADIAFLLLIFFLVATTFDVDSGIMRRLPPIPDEQQRQQQEDQQIKERNVFEVLINSSDQLLVGGERADISNLKEQAKEFIANPNNEPDLPEMEVKEVPFFGQTECTKGIISLQNDRGTSYGMYIKVQNELTAAYNELKQQLATQQFGEEYSELEKEEQDAIDEIYPMIISEAEPKNVGQ; encoded by the coding sequence ATGGCAAGACCAAGCGGTGAATTCAATGCAGCACCAATGGCAGACATTGCCTTCTTGCTTCTGATATTTTTCCTTGTGGCTACAACATTCGATGTAGATTCCGGAATTATGAGGAGGCTTCCTCCCATACCCGATGAACAGCAAAGACAGCAACAGGAAGACCAGCAGATCAAGGAGAGAAATGTTTTTGAGGTGTTGATTAATTCAAGCGATCAATTATTGGTAGGAGGAGAGCGGGCTGATATTAGCAATCTGAAGGAACAGGCAAAGGAATTTATTGCCAATCCCAACAATGAGCCCGATCTACCTGAAATGGAAGTTAAGGAAGTACCCTTTTTCGGACAAACCGAATGTACGAAGGGAATTATCTCTCTGCAGAACGACAGGGGTACTTCGTATGGGATGTACATCAAAGTACAGAATGAGCTTACAGCAGCTTATAATGAACTTAAGCAACAACTTGCCACGCAGCAATTTGGTGAGGAATACAGTGAATTGGAAAAAGAAGAGCAGGATGCAATAGATGAGATCTATCCGATGATTATTTCGGAAGCTGAGCCTAAAAACGTTGGACAATAA
- a CDS encoding asparaginase gives MERQGDISILIIYTGGTIGMIRDPETQRLYPFDFSHIEEQVPDIKSFGYKVDSITFSPVIDSSDITPEFWVRLVDIIARQYENYDGFVILHGTDTMAYTASALSFMLENLQKPVILTGSQLPIGTLRTDGKENLITAVEIAAAHKNGRMLVPEVALYFENRLFRGNRITKISSEHFNAFSSPNYPNLAEIGINIKYNYEAIRYPTSSLKLKVHRNLETNIAILKVHPGINENVVSALAHNTEIRAIILETYGSGNALTKDWFINLLREAIDADKILLNITQCLVGTVDMNHYETGRKLKEIGVLNGYDLTTEAGLTKLMFLLGLGINREKIRMLLNKSIRGEINP, from the coding sequence ATGGAGAGACAGGGGGATATTTCGATTCTTATTATTTATACAGGGGGAACCATTGGGATGATAAGAGATCCTGAAACGCAAAGGTTATATCCTTTCGATTTTTCTCATATTGAAGAACAGGTACCTGATATAAAAAGCTTTGGATATAAAGTAGATAGTATTACTTTTTCTCCGGTTATTGATTCATCGGATATTACACCAGAGTTTTGGGTAAGGCTGGTAGATATAATTGCCCGGCAGTATGAAAATTATGATGGATTCGTGATTTTACATGGTACGGATACCATGGCATATACTGCATCTGCATTGAGCTTTATGCTTGAGAATCTTCAAAAACCAGTTATTCTCACTGGTTCGCAACTACCCATCGGTACCTTACGGACCGATGGCAAGGAAAATCTCATTACGGCAGTTGAAATCGCTGCAGCCCATAAAAATGGCCGGATGCTGGTGCCAGAGGTTGCCTTGTATTTTGAGAATCGCTTATTCCGGGGCAATCGTATCACCAAAATCAGTTCAGAACATTTTAATGCCTTTTCATCACCGAATTACCCGAATCTTGCTGAGATTGGGATCAATATAAAATACAATTACGAGGCCATTCGTTATCCTACAAGTTCTTTAAAGCTGAAAGTGCATAGAAATCTGGAAACCAATATAGCTATTTTAAAGGTTCATCCGGGTATTAATGAAAATGTTGTAAGTGCGTTGGCACATAACACGGAAATCCGGGCCATTATTCTGGAAACTTATGGTTCAGGAAATGCCCTTACAAAAGATTGGTTCATAAATTTGCTTCGCGAGGCAATCGATGCGGATAAAATTTTGCTGAATATTACGCAGTGTTTGGTAGGTACGGTGGATATGAACCATTATGAAACCGGACGAAAACTTAAGGAAATAGGGGTTTTGAATGGGTATGATTTGACCACGGAAGCGGGTTTAACAAAGCTGATGTTTCTTCTTGGCTTGGGTATTAATAGAGAGAAGATTAGAATGCTTTTAAATAAGTCAATTAGGGGAGAAATTAATCCATAA
- the dprA gene encoding DNA-processing protein DprA, whose amino-acid sequence MKNYNEELFYRIALSLIPKVGPMLAKRLIAYTGSPKALFEEPKSKLLKIPNIGENLVRNIKEKGIFEKVEREMAFIEHYQIDVYFYLDKNYPQRLKNCEDAPIILYSKGNVNFEDFRILSVVGTRRATDRGIEACRKLIADLSENGKDLVIVSGLAYGIDVCAHKAALGNGLKTISVLGHGLDIIYPSVHRTVAEKIIKQGALLTEFSSHTKFIKSNFVSRNRIIAGLADATVVIESGERGGALITADLANSYNRDVFAFPGRINDPRSKGCNQLIKTNKAALIEGAADLEYVMGWEINKYKEKIVQREIFKELGPAEKNIVTLLRENGELSINELSSRLNMPISKVSPMLLDLEFEGITRCLPGNRYKLLTI is encoded by the coding sequence ATGAAAAATTATAACGAGGAACTGTTCTATCGAATTGCCTTGAGTTTAATCCCTAAAGTGGGACCCATGCTGGCCAAACGGTTAATTGCCTACACTGGCAGCCCAAAAGCACTGTTTGAAGAACCTAAGAGCAAATTGTTAAAAATTCCTAATATTGGTGAAAATCTTGTCCGGAATATAAAAGAGAAAGGTATTTTTGAAAAGGTGGAAAGAGAAATGGCTTTTATTGAGCATTACCAGATCGATGTATATTTTTATCTGGACAAAAATTATCCGCAAAGACTGAAAAACTGTGAGGATGCACCTATAATTCTTTATTCTAAGGGGAACGTCAACTTTGAAGACTTCAGGATATTGAGTGTAGTAGGTACAAGGAGGGCAACCGACCGGGGCATTGAGGCCTGTCGGAAGCTCATTGCCGATTTGTCGGAGAATGGTAAGGATCTTGTTATTGTTAGTGGTTTGGCTTATGGTATTGATGTATGCGCTCATAAAGCTGCCCTGGGTAATGGTCTGAAAACGATCTCCGTCCTTGGACATGGTTTGGATATCATCTATCCCTCTGTTCATCGTACAGTAGCCGAAAAAATCATAAAACAGGGAGCGCTCCTTACTGAATTTTCAAGCCATACCAAATTTATCAAGAGCAATTTTGTAAGCCGCAACAGAATTATTGCCGGATTGGCTGATGCTACAGTGGTGATTGAATCGGGTGAACGTGGTGGAGCCCTTATTACTGCTGATCTGGCAAATTCCTATAACCGTGATGTCTTTGCCTTTCCGGGAAGAATAAATGACCCGCGTTCTAAAGGATGCAATCAACTGATTAAAACCAATAAAGCAGCCCTTATTGAAGGTGCAGCCGATTTGGAATATGTGATGGGATGGGAGATAAATAAGTATAAGGAAAAGATTGTTCAAAGGGAGATTTTTAAGGAACTTGGGCCCGCTGAGAAAAATATAGTAACTTTGCTAAGAGAAAATGGAGAGCTATCCATTAATGAGCTCAGTTCACGTTTGAATATGCCCATTAGCAAAGTATCTCCCATGCTCTTGGATCTGGAATTTGAAGGCATTACCAGATGCCTTCCGGGTAATCGTTATAAATTGCTGACAATTTAA
- a CDS encoding TatD family hydrolase: protein MDLIDTHAHIYLDEFDNAVQDVVQRSKEAGVGRVYLPNIDSGTIEDMIQLEALYPGFFYPMIGLHPTSVKKDYEKELEILKNWLHERSFAAIGETGIDLYWDKTHQKEQEKAFEIQIRWAKEQGMPIVIHSRDSFREIFDVVDRLNDEQLYGIFHSFAGTVEDAQHIIGLGFKIGINGIVTFKNSSLDEVVAEIDMDHLVLETDAPFLAPVPHRGKRNESTYIKYIAKKIAEVKNISLEEVAEITTRNALKVFRS from the coding sequence ATGGATTTAATTGATACACACGCTCATATATATCTTGATGAATTTGACAATGCGGTTCAGGATGTAGTTCAGCGCTCCAAAGAGGCAGGTGTTGGGCGGGTATATCTTCCCAATATTGATTCCGGGACCATCGAAGATATGATTCAATTGGAGGCGCTTTATCCAGGATTTTTTTATCCCATGATTGGTTTGCATCCTACCTCGGTTAAAAAAGATTATGAAAAAGAACTTGAGATACTGAAAAATTGGCTTCATGAGCGTTCTTTTGCTGCTATTGGAGAAACCGGAATTGATCTTTACTGGGACAAGACCCATCAAAAAGAGCAGGAAAAGGCTTTTGAAATACAGATAAGATGGGCAAAAGAACAAGGTATGCCTATTGTGATCCATTCGAGAGATTCTTTTCGGGAAATTTTTGATGTGGTAGACAGACTAAATGATGAGCAACTTTATGGAATTTTTCATAGTTTCGCAGGAACAGTTGAGGATGCACAACATATCATTGGTTTGGGATTTAAAATAGGAATTAACGGAATTGTGACCTTTAAAAATTCTTCATTGGATGAAGTGGTTGCGGAGATAGACATGGATCATCTGGTACTGGAAACTGATGCTCCTTTTCTGGCACCTGTTCCCCACAGAGGAAAAAGAAATGAAAGTACATATATAAAATATATTGCCAAGAAGATAGCAGAAGTAAAAAATATAAGTTTGGAAGAAGTGGCAGAGATCACAACAAGAAATGCTTTAAAGGTATTCAGAAGTTGA
- a CDS encoding YkgJ family cysteine cluster protein: MNRQEREKLRQKAAQAEPETRKFFKKLLKKRNFRPEHVLYELHEEAFARYDCLDCANCCRSISPIIYEKDIDRISRYLKIKPSKVTEQYFQKDEEGDFVFRSKPCPFLLPDNYCSIYEVRPKSCREYPHTHQREFIKNYHVTIKNTYICPIAFYVVEKLKNKE; encoded by the coding sequence ATGAATAGGCAAGAAAGGGAAAAATTAAGACAAAAAGCCGCACAGGCAGAACCTGAAACGCGAAAATTTTTCAAGAAACTCCTTAAAAAAAGGAACTTTAGGCCCGAACATGTTCTGTACGAGTTACATGAAGAAGCATTTGCCAGGTACGATTGTCTGGATTGTGCAAACTGTTGCCGTTCTATAAGCCCTATTATTTATGAAAAAGACATTGACCGTATTTCCAGATACCTGAAGATAAAACCTTCAAAGGTCACTGAACAATATTTTCAAAAAGACGAAGAAGGGGATTTTGTTTTCAGAAGTAAGCCTTGTCCCTTTCTTTTGCCGGATAATTATTGTTCAATCTATGAGGTTCGACCGAAATCCTGCCGTGAATACCCCCATACCCATCAAAGGGAATTCATCAAAAATTATCATGTAACCATTAAAAATACCTATATCTGCCCCATCGCATTTTATGTGGTGGAAAAGTTAAAGAATAAAGAATGA
- a CDS encoding MotA/TolQ/ExbB proton channel family protein, with translation MKRLLGTIAVIGLFILGTSAFAVAQEEGQQDTAVQDTAMAADTAAADTAAAAAGEEEAQQEPSSLHKQVKQKFIDGGPAFMGVVLLALIFGLAVAIERIIYLNLSTTNTTKLLKKVENALEQGGIEDAKEVCRNTRGPVASIFYQGLDRADEGVEVAEKSVVSYGSVQAGLLEQGLTWISLFIAIAPMLGFLGTVIGMIEAFDNIEAAGTVSPSVVAGGISVALITTASGLIVAVILQLFYNYIVSKIDSIVNDMEDASISLVDLIYKYGKK, from the coding sequence ATGAAAAGATTATTAGGAACTATCGCAGTAATCGGATTATTTATCTTGGGAACTTCAGCATTTGCAGTTGCTCAAGAAGAAGGACAACAGGACACAGCTGTTCAAGACACAGCTATGGCAGCCGACACAGCTGCTGCTGACACTGCTGCAGCAGCTGCGGGAGAAGAAGAAGCACAACAAGAACCTAGTTCATTACACAAACAGGTAAAACAGAAGTTTATTGATGGAGGACCCGCTTTTATGGGTGTGGTTCTATTGGCTTTGATCTTTGGTCTGGCCGTGGCCATTGAAAGGATCATTTATCTGAATCTTTCAACCACCAATACCACTAAGCTACTGAAGAAGGTTGAAAATGCCCTTGAACAAGGTGGTATTGAAGATGCAAAAGAGGTATGCCGTAACACCCGCGGGCCTGTTGCTTCCATTTTCTATCAGGGACTGGACCGGGCCGATGAAGGTGTTGAGGTGGCTGAAAAGTCAGTCGTATCTTACGGCAGTGTACAAGCAGGTTTATTGGAGCAGGGTTTAACCTGGATTTCCCTCTTCATTGCCATTGCTCCAATGCTGGGATTCCTTGGTACCGTTATCGGTATGATTGAAGCATTTGACAACATTGAAGCTGCCGGAACCGTTTCCCCGTCCGTTGTTGCAGGCGGTATTAGTGTTGCCCTGATTACTACAGCGTCAGGTCTTATCGTTGCTGTAATTCTTCAGTTATTCTATAATTATATTGTATCGAAGATTGACAGTATCGTGAATGATATGGAAGATGCTTCTATATCACTGGTAGACCTTATTTATAAATATGGTAAAAAATAA
- the alr gene encoding alanine racemase, whose product MAATSVIEINRSALIHNLTFLKDYLGKDTKISSVVKANAYGHGIEQFVPIAESAGIDHFAVFSGDEAKRVYHVKQDATDIMVMGWMNQEELEWAVKNGVEFFVFEQEKLEEALELAKQFNTRAIIHIEVETGMNRTGFSQKVLHKVVKLINTNQEYFHVRGLCTHYAGAESIANHVRVQRQIKKYNRVYKWITNRGITPELRHTACSAAAIVYPKTRMDMVRVGILQYGFWPSPETFIHFVHKRMEKSEVLKRVLNWKSQIMSLKEVKEGEFVSYGTHYMAQEEKTIAIIPVGYAHGYSRSLSNQGRVLIHGHRVPVIGIVNMNMLIVDVTQVTDVRKGDEVVLIGDQDGVTITLASFADFNNQLNYELLARLPIDIPRKIID is encoded by the coding sequence ATGGCTGCTACATCGGTAATTGAAATCAATCGCTCAGCATTGATCCATAATCTCACCTTTTTAAAAGATTATCTGGGAAAGGATACCAAAATTTCCTCGGTGGTTAAGGCCAATGCTTATGGTCATGGTATCGAGCAGTTTGTGCCTATCGCGGAATCTGCAGGTATCGATCATTTTGCTGTTTTTAGTGGTGATGAGGCAAAGAGAGTATATCATGTAAAGCAGGATGCTACAGACATCATGGTCATGGGCTGGATGAACCAGGAAGAACTTGAATGGGCAGTGAAAAATGGTGTGGAATTCTTCGTATTCGAACAGGAAAAGCTGGAAGAAGCCCTCGAACTGGCCAAACAATTCAACACCAGGGCCATTATTCACATTGAAGTGGAAACCGGAATGAACCGTACCGGTTTTAGTCAAAAGGTCCTCCATAAAGTAGTTAAGCTGATCAATACCAATCAGGAATATTTTCATGTGAGGGGTTTATGCACCCACTATGCCGGAGCTGAAAGTATTGCCAATCACGTCAGGGTTCAGCGCCAGATAAAAAAATATAACCGGGTTTATAAATGGATCACCAACAGGGGTATAACTCCGGAACTACGGCATACGGCCTGTTCTGCTGCGGCCATTGTTTACCCCAAAACCCGGATGGACATGGTTCGGGTGGGAATTCTGCAATATGGATTTTGGCCCAGCCCTGAGACTTTTATCCATTTCGTTCATAAAAGGATGGAAAAATCCGAAGTTTTGAAAAGGGTGCTGAATTGGAAAAGTCAGATCATGAGTCTCAAGGAGGTTAAAGAAGGGGAGTTTGTTAGTTACGGCACGCACTATATGGCCCAGGAAGAGAAAACAATAGCCATTATTCCCGTAGGTTATGCACATGGTTATAGCCGCTCCCTCAGTAATCAGGGCCGGGTGCTTATTCACGGTCACAGAGTGCCTGTAATCGGCATAGTAAACATGAACATGCTGATTGTGGACGTCACTCAGGTGACAGATGTAAGAAAAGGGGATGAAGTCGTGCTGATCGGTGATCAGGATGGTGTGACCATTACGCTGGCATCTTTTGCTGATTTTAATAATCAGTTGAATTATGAACTCCTGGCCCGTTTACCTATTGATATTCCCAGAAAAATCATCGATTAA
- a CDS encoding amidohydrolase encodes MRYNKSRLKELRQKLHKFPELSGSEYNTARLIKQELHTYQPDHIMDNLGGNGVAAIFYGKETGPSVLFRCDMDALPIRETNPFSYKSSYEGVAHKCGHDGHMAIILGVAEAIYNDPPRKGSIILLFQPSEENGQGAKNVLDDEKFRHIRPDFVFALHNLPGYPEGSIILRKGVFASASKGMINRLYGRTSHAAEPEKGNSPALAMADIVRDLTFLPQTHSFEDFTLATIIHSKLGEVAFGTTPGYAEVMATLRTYSNRDMDLLTDQSIKLVNAHSSRFNLSVEIDWTEEFPATVNDNEALATLEQAAKHNNRQIIYVEEPLRWSEDFSNFTLKYPGALFGLGSGISHPQLHSPDYDFPESILDKGIEIFFELYRHYLK; translated from the coding sequence TTGAGATATAATAAATCCAGGCTTAAAGAGCTGAGGCAAAAACTACATAAATTTCCCGAATTGTCAGGTAGTGAGTACAATACTGCCAGGCTAATCAAACAGGAGCTGCATACATACCAGCCGGATCATATCATGGATAATTTGGGCGGAAATGGAGTGGCAGCTATATTCTACGGGAAAGAGACCGGCCCGTCGGTGTTGTTCCGCTGTGATATGGATGCCCTGCCCATTCGGGAAACCAATCCTTTTAGCTATAAGTCTTCTTATGAAGGTGTGGCCCATAAATGTGGTCATGATGGTCATATGGCTATCATATTGGGAGTTGCTGAAGCCATTTACAATGATCCCCCCCGAAAGGGAAGCATTATCCTTCTTTTTCAACCTTCTGAAGAAAATGGGCAGGGAGCGAAAAATGTGCTGGATGATGAAAAATTCCGGCATATTCGGCCTGATTTTGTATTTGCCCTTCATAATCTTCCGGGATATCCCGAAGGATCAATTATTTTACGGAAAGGAGTATTTGCTTCAGCTTCAAAAGGGATGATCAACCGGTTATATGGAAGAACATCCCATGCCGCTGAACCTGAAAAAGGCAACAGCCCGGCACTGGCTATGGCAGATATTGTGAGGGACCTGACTTTTCTACCCCAAACCCATTCATTTGAAGATTTTACCCTTGCTACCATCATTCATTCAAAACTCGGAGAAGTAGCCTTTGGTACCACACCCGGCTATGCAGAGGTAATGGCTACACTGAGAACTTATTCAAACCGGGACATGGACTTGCTGACTGATCAATCCATTAAACTGGTCAATGCGCATAGTTCCCGTTTCAATTTGAGTGTAGAAATTGACTGGACCGAAGAATTTCCGGCTACGGTGAATGACAATGAGGCACTGGCTACTCTTGAACAGGCCGCAAAACACAATAACAGGCAAATCATTTATGTTGAGGAACCCTTGCGATGGTCGGAAGATTTTTCAAACTTTACATTGAAATATCCGGGGGCGCTTTTTGGTCTTGGATCAGGTATAAGTCATCCTCAATTACATAGTCCGGATTACGATTTTCCGGAAAGTATTCTTGACAAAGGAATAGAAATTTTCTTTGAGCTTTATCGGCATTATTTGAAATAA
- a CDS encoding DMT family transporter, with product MKKDLIPAYISVIMAMTFWSLTFVWYKMVFEFYEPITTVFLRLVLSSVILVLLMLPLKQLQKPKLHDFKYFVLVTLFQPFLYFLCESYGVKFVSSTLSAVIISTIPLFSPFVTAYFYNERVMKFNIIGIVISIIGVGMVIFERDKNVSATPLGILLLFLAVAAGIGYSIVVKKLSGKYNSISIVTYHNIIGIFFYLPLFLIFDFSRFISTGYVQKAVVPLLELAIFGSSFAFIFFTYSIKKIGVTKSNAFTNAIPVLTAIFAFFLLGESLTVIKMSGIGLVISGLFMSQITKIPRLRKGKIYVRPNE from the coding sequence ATGAAAAAAGACCTGATACCGGCATATATAAGTGTAATCATGGCTATGACTTTCTGGAGCCTCACTTTTGTATGGTATAAAATGGTCTTTGAATTTTATGAACCGATAACCACTGTATTTTTGCGTCTGGTGCTTTCCTCTGTCATACTGGTTCTTCTTATGCTTCCCCTCAAGCAACTACAAAAACCCAAACTACATGATTTTAAATACTTTGTATTGGTTACGCTTTTTCAGCCTTTTTTATATTTTCTGTGCGAAAGTTATGGTGTAAAATTTGTTTCTTCCACATTATCTGCTGTAATCATTTCAACCATTCCCCTGTTCAGTCCTTTTGTTACCGCCTACTTCTACAATGAACGTGTAATGAAATTCAATATTATAGGAATCGTTATATCCATTATAGGAGTAGGAATGGTAATTTTCGAAAGAGATAAAAACGTATCGGCCACTCCATTGGGCATATTGTTATTATTTCTGGCGGTTGCTGCAGGAATCGGATACAGTATTGTTGTTAAGAAATTATCCGGCAAATACAATTCCATCAGCATCGTAACGTACCACAATATCATCGGTATCTTTTTCTATCTGCCACTTTTCCTCATTTTTGATTTCAGCCGTTTCATCTCAACAGGTTATGTTCAAAAGGCAGTTGTACCATTACTCGAACTGGCGATATTCGGATCCTCTTTTGCCTTTATCTTTTTTACTTATTCCATAAAAAAGATCGGGGTTACAAAATCCAATGCATTCACCAATGCAATTCCTGTATTAACGGCCATATTTGCATTTTTTCTTCTGGGAGAATCGCTTACTGTTATAAAAATGTCGGGCATTGGCCTGGTGATCAGTGGTCTGTTTATGTCTCAAATAACAAAGATTCCCAGATTAAGGAAAGGAAAAATATACGTTCGGCCCAATGAATAG